From the Pectobacterium carotovorum genome, one window contains:
- the gpU gene encoding phage tail terminator protein, with protein MSKHSAIRNVVLSALRASITDVDVSFSDGRPVFIGADSLPCISVYITDAESVDDGYLDEETWQAILHVEVFLKSSEPDTALDGWIEQRIKPVTNNIPTLLALVESISTQGYDYQRDDEAITWGSADLKHLLTYQM; from the coding sequence ATGAGTAAACATTCTGCTATACGCAACGTGGTGCTGTCGGCGTTGAGAGCCAGCATTACCGATGTTGATGTCTCGTTCTCTGATGGGCGTCCTGTGTTTATAGGCGCCGATTCACTCCCCTGCATCTCTGTATACATAACCGATGCAGAAAGCGTTGATGATGGGTATCTGGATGAGGAAACCTGGCAGGCAATTTTGCATGTTGAAGTGTTTCTGAAGTCATCTGAACCAGATACTGCCTTGGATGGGTGGATAGAGCAACGCATAAAGCCCGTAACTAACAACATTCCCACTTTGCTGGCGCTTGTAGAAAGCATCAGTACTCAAGGGTATGACTACCAGCGCGACGATGAGGCTATCACCTGGGGCTCCGCTGATCTTAAGCATTTACTTACCTATCAAATGTAA
- a CDS encoding phage tail protein, which produces MSLSGLEQVINNLNTISKNAVPKATAQAVNRVAGRAISRSSRKVAQQTKVPTRLVRGRSRLKKASSKRPIATINVNRGNLPAIKLGAARVQLRRKKSALLAAGSVLRVGKFSFPGAFIQQLKNGRWHVMRRTAKSRYPIEVVKIPLEKPLTTAFREETTSLMQSDMTKELSSALKNQLRLVLSK; this is translated from the coding sequence ATGTCTCTTTCCGGCCTCGAACAGGTCATCAACAACCTAAACACTATCAGCAAGAACGCTGTTCCAAAAGCGACCGCCCAGGCTGTCAACCGTGTTGCGGGGCGTGCTATCAGTCGTAGTTCGCGCAAGGTCGCGCAGCAAACCAAAGTCCCTACAAGACTGGTAAGAGGACGATCGCGGCTAAAGAAAGCATCCAGCAAGCGCCCGATCGCCACCATTAATGTTAACCGGGGGAATTTGCCTGCTATCAAACTGGGTGCTGCTCGCGTCCAGTTGCGGCGAAAGAAAAGCGCTTTGCTGGCCGCGGGTAGTGTGCTGCGTGTCGGTAAATTCTCTTTTCCTGGTGCGTTTATCCAGCAACTGAAAAACGGCCGCTGGCACGTCATGCGCCGTACCGCGAAATCGCGTTATCCGATCGAAGTGGTGAAAATTCCTCTTGAGAAGCCATTAACCACGGCGTTTCGTGAGGAAACCACATCGTTAATGCAGTCTGATATGACAAAGGAATTGTCGTCTGCACTTAAAAACCAGCTTCGATTGGTGTTGAGCAAATGA
- a CDS encoding capsid cement protein — protein MSTNFVQDGKTIAITAGTAAIASGELVAVGDIVAVALVDIAVGTTGDGLAEGVFFCPKLSADVVAIGKKLYLNEDGTLQLTATDATYAGIAWSAAGAGASFVDVKLNG, from the coding sequence ATGTCTACAAACTTTGTGCAGGATGGGAAGACCATCGCAATTACGGCGGGAACGGCTGCTATCGCCAGCGGTGAATTGGTCGCTGTTGGCGATATCGTAGCCGTTGCGCTAGTGGATATTGCTGTGGGTACAACTGGCGACGGACTGGCCGAAGGCGTGTTTTTCTGTCCAAAGCTATCCGCTGACGTTGTCGCCATCGGCAAGAAACTGTATCTGAACGAAGATGGTACCTTGCAGTTAACCGCGACGGATGCCACGTATGCAGGGATCGCCTGGTCTGCGGCTGGCGCGGGTGCCTCATTTGTTGATGTGAAACTCAATGGCTAA
- a CDS encoding ClpP-like prohead protease/major capsid protein fusion protein encodes MQAQSDGVADIYIYDEIGYWGVTAKSFISDLEALGELSLINLHINSPGGDVFDGIAIFNALKHCGAAITVHVDGIAASMASYIAMVGNPVIMPENTMMMIHKPWGVAGGNADEMRDYADLLDKVENNLIPAYAEKTGKTPEEIAALLADETWLSGSECVELGFADQVVAPLQAMACINSKCIEEFEKMPQNIRNMVKPPRATATPQPQATPQAPTTTEPDQTAIRAQIIAEQKARVNGIQDLFAMFGGRHSELAAECIADVECSVDAAKDKLLAKLGTNATPSNAATAPHIYAGNGNFVGDGIRQALMARAGYENRDNSNVYNGMTLREYARMSLTERGVGVAAYNPMQMVGLAFTHTSSDFGNILLDVSAKALLQGWEESEETFTQWTKRGQLADFKTAHRVGLGGFPSLRQVREGAEYKYVTTSDRGEPIALATYGEIFTISRQAIINDDLNLLTDVPMKLGRAAKATVGDLVYEVLVGNHKLSDGKALFHNDHKNLSSGAISITSLDAARQLMRKQKAHGTGKDGDDGRSLNIRPAFMLVPVSLETQANQTIKSASVKGADANSGIINPIQNFAEVIAEARLDDHSAKAWYLTSAQGTDTIEVAYLDGVDVPYIEQQEGFTVDGVATKVRIEAGVSPLDYRGMVKSTGE; translated from the coding sequence ATGCAGGCGCAGAGTGATGGTGTAGCTGATATTTATATCTATGACGAAATCGGGTACTGGGGCGTAACAGCAAAGTCGTTTATTTCCGATCTGGAGGCGCTGGGCGAATTATCCCTCATTAATCTGCACATCAACTCACCAGGCGGTGATGTGTTTGATGGTATCGCCATTTTTAACGCGCTCAAACATTGTGGTGCGGCAATTACTGTCCATGTTGATGGAATTGCAGCGTCTATGGCCTCTTACATCGCGATGGTGGGAAATCCGGTCATCATGCCGGAAAACACGATGATGATGATCCACAAGCCCTGGGGCGTTGCCGGGGGCAATGCCGATGAAATGCGTGATTATGCCGATCTGCTGGATAAGGTGGAAAACAACCTTATTCCAGCCTACGCGGAGAAAACGGGGAAAACGCCGGAAGAAATTGCGGCGCTGCTGGCAGATGAAACCTGGCTCTCTGGCAGTGAGTGTGTCGAACTTGGCTTTGCCGATCAGGTAGTAGCTCCATTGCAGGCGATGGCCTGTATTAATTCAAAATGCATTGAGGAATTTGAAAAAATGCCACAGAACATCCGTAATATGGTTAAACCGCCGCGAGCTACTGCTACTCCACAGCCGCAGGCAACCCCGCAAGCCCCTACGACAACTGAACCCGATCAAACAGCGATTCGTGCGCAGATTATTGCCGAACAAAAAGCGCGCGTTAATGGCATTCAGGATTTGTTTGCCATGTTCGGTGGTCGTCATTCAGAGTTGGCCGCAGAATGTATCGCTGATGTTGAGTGCTCGGTGGATGCTGCAAAAGATAAACTGCTGGCGAAACTGGGAACTAATGCGACACCGAGCAACGCAGCTACCGCACCACACATCTACGCCGGGAACGGTAACTTTGTTGGTGATGGTATTCGTCAGGCGCTGATGGCGCGTGCCGGATATGAGAATCGCGATAATAGTAATGTCTACAACGGGATGACGTTGCGTGAATATGCCCGTATGTCGCTGACAGAACGCGGTGTGGGCGTCGCCGCATACAACCCTATGCAAATGGTCGGATTGGCATTTACGCATACCAGCTCAGATTTTGGCAATATCTTGCTTGATGTGTCAGCTAAAGCGCTGCTGCAAGGTTGGGAGGAATCGGAGGAAACGTTTACCCAGTGGACGAAGCGCGGCCAATTGGCCGACTTCAAAACAGCCCACCGTGTTGGACTGGGCGGATTCCCTTCATTGCGACAGGTTCGTGAAGGGGCGGAATACAAGTACGTAACGACCAGCGATCGCGGTGAACCTATTGCACTCGCCACGTATGGTGAAATTTTCACAATCAGCCGTCAGGCCATCATCAATGATGACCTGAACCTCCTGACCGATGTCCCAATGAAGCTGGGTCGCGCAGCCAAAGCGACGGTAGGTGATCTCGTATATGAGGTACTGGTCGGGAATCACAAACTTTCAGACGGGAAGGCGCTATTCCATAATGATCATAAAAATCTTTCATCTGGTGCTATCAGCATTACCAGTCTGGATGCCGCACGCCAGCTGATGCGTAAACAAAAAGCACACGGAACCGGGAAAGATGGTGATGATGGTCGTAGCCTCAATATTCGACCTGCGTTTATGCTGGTTCCAGTATCACTGGAAACGCAGGCAAATCAGACCATTAAGTCAGCCAGCGTTAAAGGGGCAGATGCTAACAGCGGAATCATCAACCCAATCCAGAATTTTGCAGAAGTCATCGCTGAAGCTCGATTGGATGACCATAGCGCCAAAGCCTGGTATCTGACCTCAGCGCAAGGGACGGATACGATCGAAGTCGCCTATCTTGATGGTGTTGACGTTCCTTACATCGAACAACAGGAAGGTTTTACGGTGGATGGTGTTGCAACCAAAGTTCGTATCGAAGCAGGGGTGTCCCCGTTGGATTATCGCGGCATGGTCAAATCTACCGGCGAATAA